The Haloprofundus salinisoli region CGAGGACTACCGCATCACCACCGGGATGATGTGCGTCGAACTCGCGCGGATGATCGACCCCGACATCACCGACGAACTCCGCCACGTCCCCGCCGTCGCCGGACTCGCGGACCGATCGAAGGCCGAGGTGATGGACGAGTTCGTCGCGCTCGCCGAAGAACAGGGCTACGACCGCGATGACCTCGGCGACATCGGCGAGGCGCTCGACTACGCCGCCCACTGGCTGCGCTACAGCGAGGGCAAAGCGCTCGTCAACGACGTGCTCAACGTCGGCTGCGACGACGACGAGCGCCACCGCGAACTCGTCGAGTTCCTCTCGGCGCGCGCCGAGCGAGACGTCGCCGACCAGCTCGACGCCGTCGAGGACCACGTCGAACACGAGCGCCTGAAGAGCGACGCCCGCCTCTACACGGTCGACCTCGACAACTTCGCGCACCGATTCACCTACCCCGCGCCCGGGAAGACGACCGGCGAACTCCACGACCGGAAAGTCCGGGAGACGGGCGAGCCCGTCATCACCATCGGCTACGGACCCGACTTCGCCGTCCTCCGCTCGGACGGCGTCCGCCTCGACATCCCGCAGATGGTCGCCGAACTCAACGACGAGGTGAGAGGCGGCGGCGTCTCCGGCGGCGGCCACCTCGTCGTCGGCTCCATCAAGTTCGTCAAAGGCATGCGCGAGGAGGTCATCGACAGCCTCGTCGAGAAGATGGCCGAAGCCGACATCGACGACGAACTGTCGAGCACCGCGGCGCTCGACTGAGCAGGCGACTCGACTCACTCGAACTTTATCTCTCTCGCTCCGACGACGACGGCCAGCGCCGCGGCCGCGACCACCGCCACGCCGATACCGACGGGGAACGGTCGACGCCCGCCGTCGTCGCTTGCCCGCCAGTCGGCGGTGAACACTCGGGTGTAGTAGCCCGCCGCCCCTTCACCGTCGAGGGCGACGACGACCTCTCGGTTCTCGCGCGCGGAGTGATTGTTCCAGTTGAGACTGCCCACAAGCGCCGTCTCGCCGTCGACGACGACCCCTTTTGCGTGCACCTTTCCGTATCGTCCCCGTGGGTCGGCGAGGCGGACCGACAGGGGCGCGTCGGTCCGGTCGGCCCACTCGTTCAGTTCCGCCGCCAGCGCTTGGTTCTCCCCCTCGACGTACCACGCGCTCGACAGCAGGATTCGGACGCGGACGCCGCGTTCTGCGGCCCGCGTCGTCGCCCGGACGAACGGCTGTCGAGGACCGCCGACGGTCGGTTGGAGCACGTCTATCGACTTCTCGGCCCCGTCCAGCTCGGCGACGACCGCATCCTCGGCGTTTCCGGGGGCGGTGAGCAGTCGCACGCGCTCGGCGCGGACGGAACGGTGGTCGAACTCGCCCGCGTACGAGTCGCTCGCGGGGTCGGGGTCGACGAACGTCGCGTTGCGGCGGTGTTCGGACCACCGCTTCGCGTCGCGCCAGCCGGCGTCAGCCTCGAACACGGCAGCGAGCTCGTCGGCCGTCTCCGCGTCGTCGATTCGGACCCCCCAGCCTCGGCTGTCGCGGCCGCCGGTGCCGCCGGGTTTCCAGTTCTCGGTGAGCACGAGCGCCGAGTCGTCGGCGACGGCGTACTTGGCGTGGTGGTAGCTGTACCGCGCGCGCTCGCCGTGGACGACGCGTATCTCGACGCCCGCGGCCGCGAGCTCGTCGAGCAGTCGGGCCTGCCGCTTCGAGACGCCGCCGACTGGCCCCCCTTCGACCAGAACGCGCACGTCGACGCCGCGGTCGGTGGCCCGTCGGAGCGCTGCTACGACGCGTTCGGAGGTGACGGTGTAGCCCGCGAGCAGGAGTCGGTCGTCGGCCGCTCGGAGGGTTTCGAGGGGGAGTTCGGGAGAGTCGGGGAGGACGAACGCCGTCGTGTCGGCCGGTCCCGTCTCGACGACCGGCCGGGGCTCGAAGCCGCGCGGCCGCCACTGTGGGTCGGCGTCGCGGAGCCAACGCTCGCCCTCCGGCGCGCGGCCGTACGTGACTTCGTCGACGACACGGCCGTCGCGTCGGAGGACGAGACGCTCACCCGCGTTCGACAGCGAGAGTGTGGCCTCGACGACCGGTACGTCTGTCAGGTTCCGGGCGGCTGCAGGGTCGGACGCGAGTGCGACCCGACCGGGTGAGGGGAGCGAAACGGTCGACTCACCGTCCGAGAGCGTCCAGTTGCCGCCGCCCTCGATGTCGACGGCGACGAACTCGCCGGCGTCGCCGTCGTGGACGGGGTTCGGATACAGTTCGACGATGCGGCCGGAGGCGTTCGTCGCGTCGTCCGCGCCCGTCGCGTCGCTCGGCTCGGCGGCACTCGTCGGCACCGCCGCCGGCGACGCCACTCCCGCGCAGACGGCGAGCAGACAGCAGACGACCGCGAGACGCCGGAACACGGGACGGGGTGGTCCCGTCTCCGGGGATAAACGTTCGCTTCGGTGTTTTTTTGCCTCCGACAGACGGTGAGACTGTCATGGTCACTGTCGACATCGTAACCGGTCTCGAACTGGCGGGCTACGCCCTCGGCGCGCTCGGCGGCGCGCTCGTCTTCATGGAGTTCTTCCAGGAACCGACGTACGTCGAGTACGACCCGGACTTCAACGGCTACACTATCGACATCTCGCCGCAGGAGGTCCGCGAGCACACGTGGCTCGGCCGTGTCGGCGGCTTCTCCATCGCACTCGGATTCGCGCTGCTGTTCCTCTCGACGTTTCTCGCGTGAAAACTGAGACCGCCTCCCCTTACGCCGTCGGCGTCGTCGCTTCGAGCGACTGCTTGGCCTGCTCGACTTCGTGCTGGACGATGAACGAGTTGTCGTCGGTGTGTTCGGCGACGGCTTCCAGCGCCTTCTCGGTGCCGATCTGGCGAAGCGCCCAGGCGGCGCTCGCGCGGACGTTCGGACTCGCGTCGTCTTCGAGCGTGTCGGCCAGCGGTTCGACGGCGCGAGTGTCGCCGATGAGACCGAGCGCGCGTGCGGCGTGCGGTCGGACGTTGTCGTTCTCCATGACGAGTTTGTCCGCCAGCGGCTGCGTCGCCTCCTCGCTGCCGATCTCGCCGAGCGCCTTGAACGTCACCTTCTGCAGGGCTGGGTCCTTGTCGGAGTCGACGTAGTCGACGAGCGTCTCGACGGCGTCGAGCGCGCCCGTCCCCATCTTACCGAGCGCTCTGATGCTCGGTTTGTCGCGCTTCTGTGCGCGCTGGTGCATCGCGTCGAACGCGCGGGCGTCGTTCATCCGCGTGATGGCTTCGAGACAGTGCTTCTCCATGAAGTCCGACTGGAGGCTGTCGAGCGCGAGCAGCACCATCTCGACGTTGCCGCGCTTCTCGTGCTCCTTCAGCGCGCTCCACTCCGGCGGGTAGTCCTTGTAGTGGCCGAGCACGTCGTAGAAGCCCTCGACTTCGAGCTGTTCGCGCGTCTCCAAATCGTCCCACTCCTGGGCGTCTTCGAGGTCCGACTCCAGCAAGTCGGTCGCTTCCAGGAGCGCCGCGATGGTCTCTTCGTCTTCGTCGGCGTCGAGAGACGCCGATTCGACGGTTTTCTCGACGGCGTCGAGCGCCGAGACGAGGTCGCTCTCGTCGCCCGTCGAGACGGTTGCGTCGATGACGGCGTCGCTCTCGTCGTCCTCCTCGAAGATGTCGGCGACGGTGTCGAGAAACGACTCGACGGCCTCTGCGATCTCGCTCTCGCCGCGGTCGGTCCACCGGGTGTCCTCGATTTTCGTCTTCGCGTTCTCTACGTCCTCGACGACGTCCTCGGCGTACGGCCCGCGCTGGGATTCGAGGTCGTCACGCAGGTCGGAGAGGCGCGATTCGAGCTCCTCCTGCGGGCTCTCCTCGTCCTCGTCGTCGGGTTCGGACAGCTCTGCCGCTTCGATATCGGCGGCGATGATCTCCAGTGTCTGTTCGACCTCGTCGAGGTCGGCTTCCGTCTCCGCCGCGTCGAGTTTCTCCTCGGCGGTGTCGAGGCGCTCGTCGAGGCTCTCGGGCGTAATCTTGGAGGATTCGTCGGTGGCCGACTCCTCGTCGGGCGCCTCGGTGGGCGTCTCGTCGTCCCCGTCAGTCATATGCTGAGTCTCCGCACGTGCGTCAAAAGAGCGTTTCCCTTTGGGCCCCCCACGACGGAGAGAAAACTGCGGCCACGACCCTACCCGCGCGGGACCATGACGAACCCGCGCCGTTCGTGGCCGCTGCCGGTCCAACACACTATGATAATGACCAGCATGGTACTAGTACACATCCAACTATATGCATCTATCGCGGTGTATCAACATCGACGAACCACAGTTTGTCTGACCGAATGAGGGGAGTATCGACCCCACGACGACCGGTATCGCATCCGCGGCCTCATCGGACGGTACT contains the following coding sequences:
- a CDS encoding HEAT repeat domain-containing protein, which produces MTDGDDETPTEAPDEESATDESSKITPESLDERLDTAEEKLDAAETEADLDEVEQTLEIIAADIEAAELSEPDDEDEESPQEELESRLSDLRDDLESQRGPYAEDVVEDVENAKTKIEDTRWTDRGESEIAEAVESFLDTVADIFEEDDESDAVIDATVSTGDESDLVSALDAVEKTVESASLDADEDEETIAALLEATDLLESDLEDAQEWDDLETREQLEVEGFYDVLGHYKDYPPEWSALKEHEKRGNVEMVLLALDSLQSDFMEKHCLEAITRMNDARAFDAMHQRAQKRDKPSIRALGKMGTGALDAVETLVDYVDSDKDPALQKVTFKALGEIGSEEATQPLADKLVMENDNVRPHAARALGLIGDTRAVEPLADTLEDDASPNVRASAAWALRQIGTEKALEAVAEHTDDNSFIVQHEVEQAKQSLEATTPTA
- a CDS encoding phospholipase D-like domain-containing protein; this encodes MFRRLAVVCCLLAVCAGVASPAAVPTSAAEPSDATGADDATNASGRIVELYPNPVHDGDAGEFVAVDIEGGGNWTLSDGESTVSLPSPGRVALASDPAAARNLTDVPVVEATLSLSNAGERLVLRRDGRVVDEVTYGRAPEGERWLRDADPQWRPRGFEPRPVVETGPADTTAFVLPDSPELPLETLRAADDRLLLAGYTVTSERVVAALRRATDRGVDVRVLVEGGPVGGVSKRQARLLDELAAAGVEIRVVHGERARYSYHHAKYAVADDSALVLTENWKPGGTGGRDSRGWGVRIDDAETADELAAVFEADAGWRDAKRWSEHRRNATFVDPDPASDSYAGEFDHRSVRAERVRLLTAPGNAEDAVVAELDGAEKSIDVLQPTVGGPRQPFVRATTRAAERGVRVRILLSSAWYVEGENQALAAELNEWADRTDAPLSVRLADPRGRYGKVHAKGVVVDGETALVGSLNWNNHSARENREVVVALDGEGAAGYYTRVFTADWRASDDGGRRPFPVGIGVAVVAAAALAVVVGAREIKFE